GAGATTGGGATATAAGTTTGTAAGCTTTTATTTGGCCAAGAATGGCTtagcatctgcaaaaccaacacTAAGCTCTCTATATTATATTCTCTTGAAAATCAttccaacaaaagaagaaacctgaaacacaaagtgacccaccaccaccactaccacaatctccttcttcctccacCAGCCACCGGGACAATTAAGTGATGAGGAAACCAATTCATGCCCTAGATTAAAGAACCAGAATCCTTTTCAGACAAGATCTACTACACTCTACACATTTTCACATGTACTTATACACCTTTatctatgtgtgtgtgtatataaagCTTCACTTGTGGCTTTAgaggtaacaaaaaaaaggaaacttttcagttgggttttttttggtttcttggtgagaagagagagagatcagagatgGGAAGAGGGAAAGTGGAGCTTAAGAGGATAGAGAACAAGATCAATAGGCAAGTTACTTTTGCAAAGAGAAGGAATGGTTTGCTTAAGAAGGCTTATGAGCTTTCTGTGCTTTGTGATGCTGAGATTGCTCTTCTCATTTTCTCTAACCGTGGCAAGCTCTACGAATTTTGCAGCAGCCCTAGGTATAATCTTTCATCTTTTAATCCACTCTTccctcaaatttgtatttttatccgcttgttttttttttaaatagttatttagggtttttttgactcttacaaattatatatggaGATATGAAAACGTTGGtctctttcttgattttgttagaATTAATTAGCTATATGATTAGGgttcatttcttttgttaattctGGGTTTTATTATGCACAAATCTGGCTCCCAGAGAGTGATACCCATTAAGTTAACTAAGGATGATCAAATTTAGTTACAAGGGTCTTAGGTGCTCTAGATGATGATTAAAGCTAGACatagattggataaaagaaaagcaaaaaagtaCATTAGTTTTGTGTGCAGAAGCTATATAGCACATAATAATATAGTTGGCTTTTACACATGAGATTTGAGTGTTGTTGATATTGTTTCCGAAGGTTTGATCCAAGTTTCCAAAGAGACAAAGAATTGACCTCTGGATCTACACAAAGCtgtaaagatatataaaaaaaaatactttgacTACTTCTTTAAGTTAGTATCTATCAAGTACTTATGATCTTATTAAAGTTAAAGTTAGAGACAACTGTGATGATACTCAAATTTCACAATTTCCTTTTGTTCCTTATAAACAAAGtattctttattgttttttctcGTTGGGATaatttacaaactttttttaacttctttccTAAAACATCATGATGATCACAGGGATAttgatattattgttttttaacatagaaatttttttatttgaccgTATGAGGTATTCttgaatgaaattttttaaatttcattgaTGATCAAAATATGTAGTTCAGTgatcaatatttgtttttgtgaagTGGTATGGCGAAGACGGTTGAGAAGTATAGAAAATATAGTTACGCAACAATGGACCCAAATCAATCAGCTAAGGACTTGCAGGTACACATCTTTTTTATCTCTATCAGTAGTCAGAGACTGACCTCATTAGTTGTTGAAGTTGGCcttgatttttatctttaattggCAGGATAAGTACCAAGACTACTTGAAGCTCAAATCAAGAGTTGAGGTCCTTCAACATTCACAAAGGTACGTAGCCTGATTCATAACACATTTTGTAAATGTAAATTGCTTCATCCTATTTGTTAATATGCTTTCTCTCTAGGCATTTGCTTGGTGAAGAGATAGCCGAGATGGAAGTGAATGAGCTTGAGCAGCTAGAACGCCAAGTAGACGCATCACTAAGACAAATAAGATCAACCAAGGTATATAGGCTCACAAATCTAATGATAATTTGGTCCTGAAAGCCATTTAGAAATTTACCAAATCTTGCTTTTTTTCATTGCCAGGCTAGGTCAATGCTTGATCAACTATCTGACCTTAAAACAAAGGTACATACACTTGTATTCACAATACGAGTCACAGAATGTCCAATAATCTCAAATAAAACACACTCTCATATTCATCAATTTACAGGAGGAAATGTTATTGGAAACCAACAGAGATCTTAGGAGAAAGGTAGCTATCGAAATCTTCCACCGCAAGAAATTAAAACCTTTAAGATCTCTTTTAatattcttctctctttctcagttGGAGGAAAGTGATGCTGCGCTTACACAATCAATTTGGGGAGCTTCTGCCACAGAACattcccaacaacaacaacaacaacaacagcagcaacagcaacagcaacagcaacagcaacagcaacagcaacagcaacaacaacaacaacagcagcaacaacaacaaggcaTGAGCTCTTATCAATCAAACCCGCCAATTCAAGAAGCAGGTTTCTTCAAGCCTCTACAAGGCAATGTAGCATATCAAATGAGgtattcacaaacaaaaaactaagaCCCTTGAATTTggttttccttatatattttgtcaGAAACATTTAACCTTTATATGTGTTTCTTTATCGTTTTGATACAATTAGCAGTCATTACAATCACAAGCATGCTGCTATGACCAACGCAAGCAACTCTGCAACAACATCACAGAATGTTAATGGATTCTTCCCAGGGTGGATGGTCTGAAacgatatacatatatatatatatatatgtgtgtgtttttatagATCAAAGATCATTATTGCTTATGTCCTTTATTTTTGCCAGAGAAACATTGTTCATTATTACAAACTCTGTTATATAATCAAGGGCTTGTAATGTCAAACCCCAGATCCTATCATTACTTTTTTTGCTCTCTtgaaatatataacatttttttgagCTTTTTAACatatacaatgtttttttgggagctttttattttctttttctttcttttcttgaatattatattaaaattttggattctgAAACAAGTAGTGCTCTGCATTTGTATCAAGATTGTGATGTGgataattaaaatgtatataaaactATGAGAATTTTTGCCAAGTTGGATTATATTGAACAAGTCCAAAACatgcttttaaatttaatttttcatgGTACGCACGTTCAAGAAATGGCTtcaaccaaaaaccaaacacaaacataacAGTATTTAAAACACAACGAAAATGTCTCAAagagaacagagaagaaacacaagaaactCAGAGAATGGGGAAACCAGCTGGGTATTGGGTGAATAAGATCAGGACATCATTCAAAGGAGGATCATCGTCGAGCAAATCATTAGATGAAGGGAGTACTTCCGGTTCAAGAAA
The Camelina sativa cultivar DH55 chromosome 6, Cs, whole genome shotgun sequence genome window above contains:
- the LOC104790129 gene encoding agamous-like MADS-box protein AGL3 isoform X1, encoding MGRGKVELKRIENKINRQVTFAKRRNGLLKKAYELSVLCDAEIALLIFSNRGKLYEFCSSPSGMAKTVEKYRKYSYATMDPNQSAKDLQDKYQDYLKLKSRVEVLQHSQRHLLGEEIAEMEVNELEQLERQVDASLRQIRSTKARSMLDQLSDLKTKEEMLLETNRDLRRKLEESDAALTQSIWGASATEHSQQQQQQQQQQQQQQQQQQQQQQQQQQQQQQQQQQGMSSYQSNPPIQEAGFFKPLQGNVAYQMSSHYNHKHAAMTNASNSATTSQNVNGFFPGWMV
- the LOC104790129 gene encoding agamous-like MADS-box protein AGL3 isoform X2, yielding MGRGKVELKRIENKINRQVTFAKRRNGLLKKAYELSVLCDAEIALLIFSNRGKLYEFCSSPSGMAKTVEKYRKYSYATMDPNQSAKDLQDKYQDYLKLKSRVEVLQHSQRHLLGEEIAEMEVNELEQLERQVDASLRQIRSTKARSMLDQLSDLKTKEEMLLETNRDLRRKLEESDAALTQSIWGASATEHSQQQQQQQQQQQQQQQQQQQQQQQQQQQQQQQQQQGMSSYQSNPPIQEAGFFKPLQGNVAYQMSHYNHKHAAMTNASNSATTSQNVNGFFPGWMV